The proteins below come from a single Serpentinimonas raichei genomic window:
- a CDS encoding DUF3460 family protein: MPFFARPHYRSDTTQFLDSLKSRQPELEALQRQGRALLWDKPVDRPFWHQVQAAKVAQKPYVYQTEPTLR; encoded by the coding sequence ATGCCATTCTTTGCCCGCCCGCACTACCGCTCCGACACCACCCAATTTCTGGACTCGCTCAAAAGCCGCCAGCCCGAGCTGGAGGCTCTGCAGCGCCAAGGCCGTGCCTTGCTGTGGGACAAGCCGGTGGACCGCCCATTCTGGCATCAGGTCCAGGCTGCGAAAGTGGCCCAAAAGCCCTACGTGTATCAAACCGAGCCGACGCTGCGCTGA
- a CDS encoding segregation and condensation protein A, whose product MNPSPSGATALARLYGEPLFELPPDLYIPPEALAVFLEAFEGPLDLLLYLIRKQHFNILDIPMAQVTRQYLSYVEQVRAHNFELAGDYLLMAALLIEIKSRLLLPPQRSSPEAEAQDPRAELVRRLLEYEQIKQAAQKIDQLPQLGRDFWLAQATAPVVGPPALPSISPSELAQAWSRLLQRAHLVQHHRIDGPRLSVRAFMSQMLRQLQRRRFAEFGELLQPEHGLAALIVSFIALLELAREGLIELTQASAYAPIYVRLGPATGLEAPDNSAHTP is encoded by the coding sequence ATGAACCCTTCGCCCAGTGGAGCGACTGCGCTGGCGCGGCTGTACGGCGAGCCGCTGTTTGAGCTACCGCCCGATCTCTACATCCCCCCCGAGGCGCTGGCGGTGTTCCTCGAGGCCTTCGAAGGGCCGCTGGATTTGCTGCTGTACCTGATTCGCAAGCAGCACTTCAACATCCTCGACATCCCGATGGCGCAGGTCACGCGCCAATACCTGAGCTACGTGGAGCAGGTGCGCGCGCACAATTTCGAACTGGCGGGCGACTACCTGCTCATGGCGGCGCTGCTGATCGAGATCAAATCGCGGCTGCTGCTGCCGCCCCAACGCAGCAGCCCCGAGGCCGAAGCCCAAGACCCACGCGCCGAACTGGTGCGCCGCTTGCTCGAATACGAGCAGATCAAACAGGCGGCGCAAAAAATCGATCAACTGCCGCAGCTCGGGCGCGACTTTTGGCTGGCGCAGGCCACCGCGCCTGTGGTTGGGCCACCGGCGCTGCCCTCCATCAGCCCCAGCGAGCTGGCGCAGGCGTGGAGCCGGCTGCTGCAACGCGCCCACTTGGTGCAACACCACCGCATCGATGGCCCGCGGCTGAGCGTGCGCGCCTTCATGAGCCAGATGCTGCGCCAGTTGCAGCGGCGCCGCTTCGCCGAATTTGGCGAGCTGCTCCAACCCGAGCACGGTTTGGCGGCGCTGATCGTGAGCTTCATCGCCCTGCTCGAACTGGCGCGCGAAGGGTTGATCGAGCTCACCCAGGCCAGCGCCTATGCGCCGATTTATGTGCGCCTAGGGCCCGCCACCGGGCTTGAAGCGCCCGATAATTCGGCCCACACACCATGA
- the nadB gene encoding L-aspartate oxidase — protein MSQTQPPTCAPTRAFDVLIVGSGLAGLATALQLPSHLRIAILTKRTIEDGSSGWAQGGIAAVQADDDSFQAHIDDTLVAGAGLCDPAATRYTVENAPAAIAWLRQMGTRFTLHEGELHLTREGGHSHRRIVHAADATGAAVQQTLIERVRAAPNVQVFETHNLVDLILSDRHALAPTWPSRRCLGAYAFDESADEVQAFVAPHTVLCTGGAGKVYLYTSNPDTATGDGIAAAWRAGCRVANMEFIQFHPTCLYHPKAKSFLISEAVRGEGGRLLLPAALGSRRFMPEHDPRAELAPRDVVARAIDFEMKKHGLDCVYLDISHQSPAFLQEHFPTILARCAELGIDITREPIPVVPAAHYTCGGVLTDLRARTDLSGLYVVGEASCTGLHGANRLASNSLLECVVFARAAVADIVAQTPSALAPVRPWDTSRVSDADEQVVIAHNWDELRRFMWDYVGIVRTDKRLERAAHRIALLRAEIQEFYRSFHLTRDLLELRNLVEVADLIVRSAQARHESRGLHYSLDHPHSLAEARPTVLDPAARSRA, from the coding sequence ATGAGCCAGACCCAACCCCCCACCTGCGCACCGACGCGTGCTTTTGATGTGCTGATCGTCGGCAGCGGCTTGGCTGGCTTGGCCACCGCGCTGCAGCTGCCCAGCCACCTGCGCATCGCCATCCTCACCAAGCGCACCATCGAGGACGGCTCCAGCGGCTGGGCCCAAGGCGGCATCGCCGCCGTGCAGGCCGACGACGACAGCTTCCAGGCCCACATCGACGACACCTTGGTCGCCGGAGCCGGTCTGTGCGACCCTGCCGCCACCCGCTACACGGTTGAAAACGCCCCCGCCGCCATCGCCTGGCTGCGCCAGATGGGCACCCGCTTCACCCTGCACGAGGGCGAGCTGCACCTGACGCGCGAAGGCGGCCACAGCCACCGGCGCATCGTGCACGCCGCCGATGCCACCGGCGCCGCCGTGCAGCAAACGCTGATCGAGCGCGTGCGCGCCGCCCCCAATGTCCAGGTGTTCGAGACCCACAACCTGGTCGATCTGATCCTGAGCGACCGCCACGCCCTGGCCCCGACCTGGCCCAGCCGGCGCTGCCTCGGGGCCTACGCCTTCGATGAGAGCGCCGACGAGGTGCAAGCCTTCGTGGCCCCGCACACCGTGCTGTGCACCGGTGGCGCGGGCAAGGTTTATCTCTACACCTCCAACCCCGACACCGCCACCGGCGACGGCATCGCCGCCGCTTGGCGCGCCGGCTGCCGCGTGGCCAACATGGAGTTCATCCAGTTCCACCCCACCTGCCTGTATCACCCCAAGGCCAAGAGCTTCCTCATTAGCGAGGCGGTGCGCGGCGAAGGCGGTCGCCTGCTGCTACCGGCCGCACTCGGCTCGCGCCGCTTCATGCCCGAGCACGACCCGCGCGCCGAACTGGCGCCGCGCGACGTGGTGGCGCGCGCCATCGATTTCGAGATGAAAAAACACGGCCTGGACTGCGTCTATCTCGACATCTCGCACCAAAGCCCGGCCTTTTTGCAAGAGCACTTTCCCACCATCCTGGCGCGCTGCGCCGAGCTGGGCATCGACATCACGCGCGAACCCATCCCGGTGGTGCCGGCGGCGCACTACACCTGCGGCGGCGTGCTCACCGACCTGCGCGCCCGCACCGACCTGAGCGGCCTGTACGTGGTCGGCGAAGCCAGTTGCACTGGCCTGCACGGGGCCAACCGGCTGGCCAGCAACTCGCTGCTGGAGTGCGTGGTGTTCGCGCGCGCCGCCGTGGCCGACATCGTGGCCCAAACGCCGTCGGCGCTGGCACCGGTGCGCCCGTGGGACACCAGCCGCGTCAGCGACGCCGACGAGCAGGTGGTGATCGCCCACAACTGGGACGAACTGCGCCGCTTCATGTGGGACTACGTCGGCATCGTGCGCACCGACAAGCGGCTCGAGCGCGCCGCGCACCGCATCGCGCTGTTGCGCGCCGAAATCCAGGAGTTTTACCGCAGCTTTCACCTCACGCGCGACCTGCTGGAGCTGCGCAACCTGGTCGAGGTGGCCGATTTGATTGTGCGCAGCGCGCAAGCGCGCCACGAAAGCCGCGGCCTTCACTACAGCCTAGACCACCCGCACTCCCTGGCCGAAGCGCGCCCGACGGTGCTGGACCCGGCAGCGCGCTCGCGCGCTTAA
- the panD gene encoding aspartate 1-decarboxylase, with amino-acid sequence MFRTLLKSKIHRAAVTHCELHYEGSCAIDENLLEAANLCENEQIHIWNVNNGERFVTYAIKGERGSGMISLNGSAARRAAVGDLVIIAAYAQVHEDQVARHEPQLVFVDAQNRQTALRHHVPTQAL; translated from the coding sequence CAAATCAAAAATTCACCGCGCCGCCGTCACCCACTGCGAGCTGCACTACGAGGGCTCGTGCGCCATCGACGAAAACCTGCTCGAAGCCGCCAACTTGTGCGAGAACGAGCAGATCCACATTTGGAACGTGAACAACGGCGAGCGCTTCGTCACCTACGCCATCAAGGGCGAGCGCGGCAGCGGCATGATCTCGCTCAACGGCTCGGCGGCGCGCCGGGCGGCGGTGGGCGATTTGGTGATCATCGCCGCCTACGCCCAAGTGCACGAAGACCAGGTGGCGCGCCACGAGCCGCAACTGGTGTTTGTGGATGCGCAGAACCGCCAGACCGCGCTGCGCCACCACGTGCCTACGCAGGCGCTCTGA